The segment ttttttttaaaaatcaaatgaaacataaaaccaaaaaaaaaataaaaatcatgaaactttttataaaaaaaatttaagaaaaataatttttttataaaaaaaatcaaattcaagaaaaaaattaaaaaaattaatttctaaaatcaaagaggtaaaaaaattcatgaaaattatgacaaaacgAATAATTTGAAAAGCATTCAAGCCcttaatttacgaatttttacctcatttttaattttttttaattttttttcttccacagGAGTTTCAAAGCACGGATTTCAATGCAGAAAAATGGTTATTACAAGTTGCTCATGTCTTTGAATCCCAAATCGAGACAACAAAAGGCTCAAAAATCGTTTGTAACATGAAAGACAAACGCATCAACGTCAACTTGTTCGCTTATAAACTCGAAAAAGCACTCGGCAACGCAAACGCCTTCGcagaattttactttttgaaaaaatcttagtTCATGCATCCATCCACAAGACTCTAAAATagtgaatattaattttttatttgattaaaaatgataataaaagaaaatgttgaacaaaaaacccaaaaaattacTCATCAAAGTAGTCGATATGAGCTCCAGACTCGTATTTGCCGCTTTCCAAGATGCCAAGAAGGCGTTTTGTGGTTTGTTCTGTCGTTAAAACGCCTCCTGATTTCATTCCTTCTTTGTACCATTCACGAATTCCTTCAGAAAGGGTCTTTTCAGCGACAAAAGTCAACATGTCGGTATCAACGGGACCCGGAGCatagttcaaaatttgcaaattcgTGTCGGCGCGTTCCTCAGCTGCCAAATTGCGGAAAAACATTTCTCGTGCTGCCTTATTGGGACCATAAAAAGCCATTCCTTCGAACGCATCGACGCCACATTTGCTCGTTATATTGACGACATATCGTCGAATCGCGGAAAAAACCTCCAAAAAGagattatttaacaaaatgacGGAAAAAACGTTGCACGTGAAATTTTCCTGCCATTCTTTGACGTCATTGCAATTTTTAGCGCGTTTCGAGACATCGCCCGTCGTTCCAACGTTGTGAACGACAAAAGCTTGTTCGAAACTCGTTGCGGCGTCAGTTGATAACGAACTTGAGAGCACATCACGTAATTCCTTCTCCGTTGGAGCCGATAAATCAATGGGgaatgtcaaaatttgcacATCTGGATTCGATGAAaggattttttgctttgtattTTCTAAACCGCTTGAACTACGAGCAAGTAAAACCATGCGGGagcctttttgaaatttttttccgcatTCGATAGCGATAGTTGCTCCAATTCCTACAAGAAAAATGACacgtgtaaaattttttccatgaaaaattaaaattttcttaccttttgacGCTCctgtgagcaaaaaaaatgtttttttactgaaatctAAGGGAGTTGCCATTATTTTTCGACTTCCGAATCCGATTTTTCCGTAATTTGCTCCTCTTCTGTTGCTTTTTCGAGTTGATCGTGCTTGATAATTGGCACAATTTCGCCCGCTGTGAGTGGTTGCTCGGGTTTTATGAATCGCAAGATGTCGTTCGTCGTTTGATTCGCACTTTCGACACTCGTTTCCAAGTTAAGTTGAGAATCTGATAACAATCCTGTGTGATTCGAGTCTCCGAGTAACTCTCGCATGCACTGATCTCGTTTCTCGCGAAGTTGTTGCAATGCTTTTGGGTTTTGGAGTTTGTTTAAGCGACGTTGAAGAATGGCTAAATATTCTGCTGAGTCGGAAAGTGGCTCGAATTCGCGTTTTCCTTCGAAATTATCCTCGAAAAACAAGTCGACAGTGCCTGAAACGGAGTTTTGCTCTTTCCACGCGTCGTCTGTAGCTCCGTTCTTGTTCAATTGCTCGATACTTTCACTGCTAAACATCGCACAGCCTCCTTTTTCTTTGTAGTTGTGacgttttttttgctttaatggAGATAACAAGACTTTGTtttgctacaaaaaaattaaggtcgttacaattattaattttgtttgcggtttcttattcattaaaaccataaaaaaataaaattaaatttttttaacaaaatttttacttttttaaagaaattttatgttaaaattaaaagtttttaaagcaataatgaatttttttaaaattatgttatatgaaaattttagattcaaagttcatttttaattaaaaattgcataaaaaatgtttttttaaaattttttttaaattttttaaaaaatttttattttttaaaaattttaataaaaaaaaattgttttcaaaaaagttaagaaaatcgaaaatttaaatttttttatagaatttttatttttttcaagcaatttggtctgaaatttgaagttaaaaaatttaaatatgaaaaatttttcattgaaaatataaaaatttttagatcaaagtcatttttgacaaaaatgaacgaaaaattgaatattttttgaaaataaatattttgaatttcaattcaaaatttaaattaaaaaaattatttttttctcaaaaaagttcaaaaaattaaaatttatttttttacaaaatttttaattcaatattttttaagcaaaaattaaattttttatgattaatttttatttttcattgaaaatatgaaaatttttgactcaaagtttaattaaatttcaattaaataaatttataaaaattatccaaaaataaatatttttttactatttttgttattttttaaatttttggaaaatttattttaatttttactaaagctcaattaaaaatttaataagaaaaattttctcaaaaaagttcaaaaaatcgaaaattttatattttttt is part of the Culicoides brevitarsis isolate CSIRO-B50_1 chromosome 3, AGI_CSIRO_Cbre_v1, whole genome shotgun sequence genome and harbors:
- the LOC134835873 gene encoding sepiapterin reductase-like, whose protein sequence is MATPLDFSKKTFFLLTGASKGIGATIAIECGKKFQKGSRMVLLARSSSGLENTKQKILSSNPDVQILTFPIDLSAPTEKELRDVLSSSLSTDAATSFEQAFVVHNVGTTGDVSKRAKNCNDVKEWQENFTCNVFSVILLNNLFLEVFSAIRRYVVNITSKCGVDAFEGMAFYGPNKAAREMFFRNLAAEERADTNLQILNYAPGPVDTDMLTFVAEKTLSEGIREWYKEGMKSGGVLTTEQTTKRLLGILESGKYESGAHIDYFDE